The following is a genomic window from Brevibacterium limosum.
GCTGCGAAATCGAGTTGGATGCTCGACCAGAATGCTCTCACCTATTCCATCGAGAAGAACTTCCCGAACTCGTCCGTGTCGCTGAACAAATACAACAGACCGATCTACGGGCCGAAGTTCAGGTCAACATGGGAGCGGAACTATTTCTCCCGGAGCTGAGGTCTGCAGGGCCCAGCGAGGTTGCCCAACGGTCGTTCGTCTCTGAGACTCGGACTCGCTCCCATAGACTGTCCGCTTACCTCCGGAGGCGCAGTACCGTGTCGACGGAGGCCCGAGTCTCAATCGGAAATGCGAAGCCGAGCGACCATACCGGCTCAAGTTCTCGATCTTTTCGGGATCTCCATCCGCGAAGCGGTTCCGTCTGACCGAGAACCGGATCTACCAAACGACCGGGACCTTCGACAGTCAAAGTCAGGGCACCTTTCTCATCCCGCAGTTCGAATTCGACAGTTTCGTCCGCAGAGCTCAATTCGAACTCACCAGGCACGTTGAACCACAAAATGGCTTCTCTCTCCTCAGCCGCCTGAGAGAATATCGAGTCCTTTATGAGCAGCTCGCTGCCCGGTTTGAACACCAACCGTCGACGGTGAGCATAGTCCGAATGTTGAACGCGGCCTGACAGGTCAAACACGCTGCCATCATGAGTGCACAGACCAATTGCGCCGCCGAACGGTTCTCTCGTTCGACGTTCTTGATTGGCTCCATCCATCATCAGGGTGTTGTGCGCCATTGTGCCTTCGACATACTGTCGCTCCGGCGACGAATAGTAGAAACCCTCGCGGCGCAACGGTGAATCGGCAGGCAGCAATTCGCCGTAGCCGAAGCGCCCTGCATCCGTCAGGATCTGATGCCCCGCATCGAACCAGACGACGTTGAGGTCGTCGGCATGCTTATGGGCGCGCGAATGGAAGGCCGCGGCAAATGCGAGATAGCTGCATTCTTCGAGCGACTGGTCGGCTGATGGCTGCGGAGAACGGACGAAAGCGTAACCGCCTTCTTGGAACACCGCGAGCTCCTCTGAGGGGCCCGTCCCTCTCCGACCGCCACTGAGGACATACGCCGTCGCAGGATCGATCGAGTCGGCTTCCGCATCGACAATCATAGTCTCCGGGGAGTCTCCGAACTGCACCAGCGCACCGTCGGGCTGAACCATCCATCCCAGCACATGTGCCGCACGTCGCACCCGATTCTGAATCTCGGCGTCCTCAAGCAACCCGTCTTTGACTGCCTTCTCGAACGAAGACAGCAACATGCGATGATAATCCGGCGAATGTTCTAGATGAACACCATCGACCGCAAACTGCGAGTTCGCCATCTTCGCCAGTCGTTCCTGACCTTCCTTCCTCGCTTCGTCGGCGCCGGGGAACATCCAAGCGTATTTCGCAGCATGAGCTTGAGACACCGCGGTGTAGAAACCATGATTGTTGTTGGGGTTGAAAGCCCGTTCCTTGTGCAGTTCGACAAAATGCCATGCGATCCCGAATGAAAGAACTGCTGTTTCGTCCTTGAGATGAGGTAGACGCGATGCTCTCAGCGCGAGGGCGATCAAACGTGGCATACGAAGAGCCTGCGACATGTCATACCAGGCCATCGGGTCCTCGTATCCCGCATCACGGTGAAGCTCCAGCCAGGAAATCGCGATTTCGACAGCAGTTGTCAACCATTTCTGGTCACCGGTCTCATCGTATTCACGAAGCAGAGGATCCATGAATTCCCAGGCGTGCAGGTGGAATCCCCAGGAACGATGCTCTCTGCCGAACGATGACCAATCACTCAAAGTCGCTACCTTGACGGGAGCGAAGCTTGAGAATTTCCAGCCGGGTTCAACGATTCCTGCCGCTGACTGCCTAATCTCCTGGATACTGAACCAGCCGAAAAGAGAAGGCAATTCAGACGCATTGAGTTCTTCGACAATCTCTCCCGGGTTCGCGCCCATGTCCTCGAGATACAGCTCCGCATCGATCACAGGTCGCACAGATCCGGTGAAACCCAAAGCCTTGTAGACGCGATAGTATTCATTGACGTTGGCGTCCCATGAACGGTGATTGCGCACCCATCGCTGAGCCCGATTCCCGAGGAACCGACGATGGTCCTCATCGTTGATCAATGAGATCAGTACGCAAGCAAGGTCGTCTGAGGATCCAGCACGAAATGTTTCCGCGGCTCCGGACTGTTCGGCGATCTCCCGAAGTGCCGTCACATCGGAGAGTACAACTGCTCGGCCGGTGGAGAATGCTTCGAAAGGCTTCAACGGGGTCACCAGATCCGTCACAGTGCTCTTCTTTCTCGGCACGACGAAGACATCGATCAACCCGTAGAAGCGCAGCACGTCCTCGTGCGGAACACGTCCCGTGAATACAATGTTCTCGGCATTGCCAGCCTGGGCGTGCTTCTTCAATTCCTCAAGATGATCACCATCACCGACCAGAAGCAAACACAGCGGCTTCGCCGTCGATTTCGATACCGCAGTGTAGGCATCGATCAGCGTGTCGATGCCTTCGTATTCCACCATCGACGAAATATAGCCGATGGTGATCGCATCGTGGTGCAGTCCTATCTCGGCTGCCAAGTTCTCGTCACGGGCTTGAACGGGGAAGTTGGTGGCCTCGACGGCATTGGGGACCACACTGACCTTGTCGCTTCGAATGCTGCCACCGGACGAGTCGATGATGTGATCACGCATCACTTCTGCAAGGGTGAAAACATGATCGGGCAGCATGCGAACGCTCTCTTCCGAACGTCGTCTCAGCCGATATGCCGCCGGGGCACCGTACATCGCAAACAGTCGGTCACAGCCATCGTCCCACCCGTTGGCGGAGATCGTCCGAGAGAGCCACGACTCCTCCCAGAAGCCGCGGGCTTCGTAGACAGTCGGTATTCCGTATTGGCGGCCGACGGCAGTGACGATGAGCGCATTGAAGAAGTCAGATTGAGCGTGAAGCACGCTTGGTCGCAGGCCTCGGACCAGCGATCCGAGAGCCTCGATATTCTGGCGAAGCCAATCGTCCAAATGAACTTCGTTCCGTCGCGGGCCGGGCAATATATGGTAGTTGACGCCTTGGAAGGTGTACTCACCGCCGTGGTCGCCATACGTCTCATCGACACCAGACTGCGCAACGATCGCGACGCGAAGCCCCTTGCGTATCTGAGCCATGGCAGTGTACTGCGTCCTCAGGGTATAACCGGTCTGAGTCACCGGCAGTACGCGTCCTACTACGTGCAGAATCGGTCCTGTCGAGTCAAAAGCATTTCCCGCAGGCAGCTCAGCGTATGTAGCCTTCGGTTGCGTGAAAACTTCGATCTCGCAACGCAGCTTCTCCTGCGCCTGCAGATCCGAAACCCGACCAGTCTTGTTGCAGACGGTACTCATAACGAGCAGTGCGAGCTCCCAGTACCCGACACTTCGGAAGTACTTGTACAAGTGGCGCAGCGTCGTCAGACTTTGCGAACCGAGTAGATCGAATTCCTCGATCAAGGGTCTCAGCTGCAACAGTTTGCCTTCTGCGAGGTAGTCGTTGAAGAGCATTTCCGCCTGCTCATCCGAAATCGCCTCATGAGGTTGTCGACCGAGCTGGATAGCCGATTCGAATGCAACGCGAAGAGTCTTCTGCACTCCGTCATTGAGGCCGGCCAAGTCACTTTCAAACCGGTCCAAGAACCCTGCGGGAGCACGGCGACGCAGAATCTGCATGTCTTTGTGCAACAGCTGCGTACGCTCCTTCATTCGCAGCTGCTCACCGGCAAGGGACCTCTGCAGCTCTTGGATCTCAGCTTTGAGTTCACCGGATTCCGCTGTCAGGTTGTTAAGTCTGCTGGCAATGCGGTCGTTGCGTTCAACAGCCCTGTCTGATGCACGAATCGCGAGCCAACCCAGGGCCAGAATCCCCAGTGCCCCGAGGCCCGCAGCCAGCAGGTGAAAGATCATCAGACCTGTTGCGATCGCGATGACGTAGCACAGCAGCACTGCAAGAGCACCAACTGACATCAGCACTGTCAGCCCCACTACTCGTCGGCGAACAGGCCGGTTCATTCCAATGCCCACTGTTGCTCCCATCATCTTCGATTCCTCAGCCGGTCATTACTCGCAAAACAAATACTGGCACCGATCATCGCTCTTCAACGGAGAGCTCCAACGATGTGTCGGCTTGGTGGCTTATCGTGTTCGCAGTCCACCCAGCGATTCATAGATTCGTCCGACTCTCGCGCCCAGGACATCCCATCGTCGCTCGGCCTCCACCCACGAACGTGCCTTCTCCGACAGATCTGTACGAAGACGATCGTCGTCCATCACGCGGCGGAGGGAGTCGGCCAACGAAGAAGCGTCGTTCTTCCGATGGAGAATACCTGTGGTTCCGTCCGACACGATTTCGCCCATCGCCGCCACATCGGACGCGACAACCACCTTTCCCATGGCCATTGCTTCGAACGGCTTCAGCGGCGAGACCATTTCGCAAACGGGTACGGACAGTCTGGGGAAAGGCGTGATATCCACAATCGAGTAATATCTCTCGACCTGGCTATGGGGCACACGTCCAACAAATCGGAAGAATTTGTCGATGTCGAGAAGACGGACCTGCATCTTCAGATTCTCATACTCAGCACCGTCTCCAACGATCAGAACGACGAAGTCGCTCCGTTCCTCCGATAATCTGGCGACCGCCTCGACGAGTAATCCGAGACCTTCATAATCGACGATTGAGCCCACATAGCCGATGACGGTTTCGCTGCCGATGCCCAACTCTCGCGCCAAGGATGAGTCTCGAGTCATCGGTCTGAAGCGGGAGGTGTCCACCCCGTTGGGCACGACAGAGATCTTCTCAGCATCGACCCCTCGGTTGACGAGCTCCGCTTTCAGAGCGTCGGTCAAGGCG
Proteins encoded in this region:
- a CDS encoding glycosyltransferase — protein: MMGATVGIGMNRPVRRRVVGLTVLMSVGALAVLLCYVIAIATGLMIFHLLAAGLGALGILALGWLAIRASDRAVERNDRIASRLNNLTAESGELKAEIQELQRSLAGEQLRMKERTQLLHKDMQILRRRAPAGFLDRFESDLAGLNDGVQKTLRVAFESAIQLGRQPHEAISDEQAEMLFNDYLAEGKLLQLRPLIEEFDLLGSQSLTTLRHLYKYFRSVGYWELALLVMSTVCNKTGRVSDLQAQEKLRCEIEVFTQPKATYAELPAGNAFDSTGPILHVVGRVLPVTQTGYTLRTQYTAMAQIRKGLRVAIVAQSGVDETYGDHGGEYTFQGVNYHILPGPRRNEVHLDDWLRQNIEALGSLVRGLRPSVLHAQSDFFNALIVTAVGRQYGIPTVYEARGFWEESWLSRTISANGWDDGCDRLFAMYGAPAAYRLRRRSEESVRMLPDHVFTLAEVMRDHIIDSSGGSIRSDKVSVVPNAVEATNFPVQARDENLAAEIGLHHDAITIGYISSMVEYEGIDTLIDAYTAVSKSTAKPLCLLLVGDGDHLEELKKHAQAGNAENIVFTGRVPHEDVLRFYGLIDVFVVPRKKSTVTDLVTPLKPFEAFSTGRAVVLSDVTALREIAEQSGAAETFRAGSSDDLACVLISLINDEDHRRFLGNRAQRWVRNHRSWDANVNEYYRVYKALGFTGSVRPVIDAELYLEDMGANPGEIVEELNASELPSLFGWFSIQEIRQSAAGIVEPGWKFSSFAPVKVATLSDWSSFGREHRSWGFHLHAWEFMDPLLREYDETGDQKWLTTAVEIAISWLELHRDAGYEDPMAWYDMSQALRMPRLIALALRASRLPHLKDETAVLSFGIAWHFVELHKERAFNPNNNHGFYTAVSQAHAAKYAWMFPGADEARKEGQERLAKMANSQFAVDGVHLEHSPDYHRMLLSSFEKAVKDGLLEDAEIQNRVRRAAHVLGWMVQPDGALVQFGDSPETMIVDAEADSIDPATAYVLSGGRRGTGPSEELAVFQEGGYAFVRSPQPSADQSLEECSYLAFAAAFHSRAHKHADDLNVVWFDAGHQILTDAGRFGYGELLPADSPLRREGFYYSSPERQYVEGTMAHNTLMMDGANQERRTREPFGGAIGLCTHDGSVFDLSGRVQHSDYAHRRRLVFKPGSELLIKDSIFSQAAEEREAILWFNVPGEFELSSADETVEFELRDEKGALTLTVEGPGRLVDPVLGQTEPLRGWRSRKDRELEPVWSLGFAFPIETRASVDTVLRLRR